The DNA sequence gcatagcaattcgacacatacaacaacacagagttacaacacagagttaaacaaaACATTGTCAATAATACagcagaacaaaagaaaacaaaaagtctatatacagtgagtgcaaatgaggtaagataagggagttaaggcaataaataggccatggtggcgaagtaataaaaatatagaaattaaacactggaatggtagatgtgcagaagatgaatgtgcaagtagagatactggggtgcaatggagcaagataaataaatacagtatggggatgaggtaggtagatagatgggctgtttacagatgggctatgtacaggtgcagtgatctgtgagctacaTTAGTCTAATCATTCATGTATTGTGAAATAACTTATATGACTCATCATAGGACAACAGCTCACCAGAATATGCTAATGTAATACACCAGGGACAGACTTCAATGGTAAATTAGTTAGTGCCTTTTCCAATAAATGAGTTCCTAAAGTGGGAGAAGGATGCATGCAGCGTAGTATGCTGGCACGTGACTGCTAATGCATTTCAatgggagaggtgagacagggcAGCTGAGAGGCGTGAAACCTGAGTCAAGCCATTGGAATGAGACGGCTGACTAAAAGTGGACCGCTAGCCACTGTGGACCACTAGCCACTGGCTAGATGTAAAGACTGCATAAAGACAAAACCTTAGACTTCCAAACTGAGCCTTTGGAATAGTGTTTTTATACAGTAGGCCCTATACCTAGAAACTATGGTCACATGAATTATGGTGTAGTGTTTACTGTTTACTCCAAGTACCACCAACATCAGTGGATGCTGAATGAAATGAAAAGGGCTGGTCAGCCTAGAGCAGGGCTGCCCAACTGGTGGCCTGCAGGAGATTTATTTGTCCCCCCAAGTTTTCTTAGAAaatagagggatatacagtatGTGATCACATACAAATGTAAGGAGGGTTAgaaatgttttagtcaaatatatcCTTTTGGGCATCTTGCGggcaatttgcagtctacaaattctTTGTAATTATGTTTCGGCCCCCTCACCATCCGCTCAAGAATAAAATCATCCTGCGGCTGAatgtagttgatgatccctggcgTAGACATACCCTTCATCAGACATTTTATCCAAAGTGCTTAACAGTAAAATTGTGTACATGCCCCAAAAACAATgcttaacaggtgtgccttgttaaagtaAATTTGGGGAAATTATGTGAATAAATTGAAGCGatatttcaagacatcagtcaggaagttaaagcttggtcacaaatgggtcttccaaatggacaatgaccccaagcatacttccaaagttgtggcaaaatgacttaaggacaacaaagtcaaggtattggagtggccatcacaaagccctgacctcaatcctatagaagatttgtgggcagacctgaaaaggtgtgtgcgagcaaggaggcctacaaacctgactcagttacaccagctctgtcaggagaaataggccaaaattcacccaacgtattgtgggaagcttgtggaaggctacccaaaacgtttgacccgagttaaacaatttaaaggcaatgctaccaaatactaattcaaatcaaatcaaatcaaatcaaatcaaatcaaatcaaatttatttatatagcccttcgtacatcagctgatatctcaaagtgctgtacagaaacccagcctaaaaccccaaacagcaaacaatgcaggtgtaaaagtaATTGATtgaatgtaaacttctaacccactgggaatgtgatgaaagaaataacagctgaaagaaataattctctctactattattctgacatttcacattcttaaaataaagtggtgatcctaactgacctaagacagggaatttttattaggattaaatgtcaggaattgtgaaaaactgagtttaaatgtaattggttaaggtgtatgtaaacttctgactatacatatagagagagagagagactccctaTAAAGAAGAGAAGACACAATTCAATTCAGAGGGCTTTATTGGcgtgggaaacatgtttacattgcgaAAGCTAATTAAACAGAtcataaataaaagtgaaataagcaatataaatgaacagtaaacattacactcatatTTTGGCTATATAGTTTTGTAGTGAtctgcaaatagttaaagtacaaaaggtaaaataaatagacATAAATATGAGTTGCATTTACAATGGTATTTGTTCATTactggtttcccttttcttgaggcaacaggtcacaaatcttgctgctgtgaggCACTGTAACGGGGTGAGTGACTGGTTGCCGGGAAGTcaggcagaggagagcagagatgggtgataACAGGAGAACTTTAATATACACCCTGACCCAAAGGCACAGGCGAGGCAACACAAAGCACAACCACGGCAACATGAACCGgattaaacaaaacaaacaaacctaGGTTTGAAACAAACCAGCCTGTAGCGTAACACCCTACACAAAGAACAATTCCACACAccgacatgggggaaacagagggtaatatacatttagtctggtgagggaatgtgaaccaggtgtgcgggaaaacaagacaaaacaaatggaaaatgaaaggtggatcagcCATGGCTAGAAGAAcggtgacgtcgactgccgaacgccgcccgaacaaggagaaggaCCGACTTCAGCGGAAGTCGAGACAGTACCCCCCTTGACGCGTGGCTCCAGCAgtgcgccgacaccggcctcggggatgACCCagagggcgaggtgcagggcgatccggatgaaGACGGTGGAACTCCCGCAGCATAGAAGGGTCCAAAACATCCTCCACCGggacccagcatctctcctccggaccgtacccctcccaggcCCTCGCCCGATGCCTCGATTCCAGTATGGAGcacgccggggccccctcgatgtccaaaAGGACCTCCCGCACCTCAAACTCCTGGAGCGGGCAAGCCatcaccggcctgaggagagacacaagAGAATGAGGGGTTAATAAGGTAATCGGGAGGAAGCTGTAACCGGTAACTAACCTCGTTCAGTCTCCTCTGGACAGTCTCCACAAACCGTGGCCccagcctcggtctgactctgatgccaataCTGGTATCCCAGTATGCACTGGAAGGgcgagaggttagtggaggagtggcggagcgagttctaagccatctcggcccagggcacgaacgccgcccactcccccggccgttCCTGacaataagaccgcagaaacctacccacatcctggttcactctctccacctgcccattactctcggggtggaaATCCGAggtaaggctgatcgagacccccagacgttccatgaacgctctccagaccctcgaagtgaactggggaccccgatcagacactagtgccggaagacgtatgtaaacaaggcctccgcagtctgcagggccgtagggacaccgggcagagggaggagacggcaggacttgtAAAAACagtccacaacgaccaggatcgtggtgttaccctgtgagggaggaagatcgGTGAGGAAATCGACCGACCGATGCGACCAAGGCCGTTGTGGAACGAGTAAGgggtgtagcttacctctgggcaggtgcctaggagcttTACACTGggtgcacaccgagcaggaggaaacataaaccctcacgtccttagccaagTTGGGCGACCAGTACCTCCCTCTCAGACAGCGTACTGTCCGATGCCTAGACGACCAGAGGAGGGTAatgtgtgggcccaatagatcaactgGTCACGGACAGCAGTCGGAACATACAGACGCCCAGCGGGAGTGGAGTGGAGCAGGCTCTGCACGtaacgcccgctcaatgtccaCGTCCAGCTCCCAAACTACCGGCGCCACCAGGCAGGAGTCCGGGAGTGTGGGGGTaggatccatgggccgctcctctatgtcatacagccgggacaatgCTTCTGCCttaacattctgggaacctggtctgaaagaaagggtgaaaacaaaacgggtATAAAACATggccaccttgcctgacgaggattcagtctcctcgcttccTGGATGTACTCCAGGTTGAGGTGGTCAGTCcaaatgagaaaagggtgttgAGCCcactcaagccaatgtctccacgccttcaacgCCTTCACCACAGCCGACAGCTCCCGGTCCctcacatcatagtttcgctccgccgggctgagcttcttcgaaaagaaggCATAGGGGtggagcttcggtggcgtacccgagcgctgagagagcacggctcctatcccagcctcagacgcgtccacctccaccgTGAACGCCAAAgggggatccggatgcgccagcacgggagccgaggtaaacagagcccttaGGTGACCAAAAGCCTGTTCGCCTCAACCGACCACTGCAAACGCACcaggccccccttcagcagtgaggtaatgggataaaccccggataaacctccggtagtaattggcaaaccctaaaaaacactgcacctcctttaccgtggtgggagttggccaattacgcacggctgaaatgcgATCACTCTCTATCTCCACCCCTGAGGTGGAAATGTGGTatcctaggaaggagatggactgctggaagaacaggcatttctcagccttgacatacaggtcatgctccaacagtcgaccaagcaccctgcactccaaggacacatgctcggcgcatgCAATGGCGCATATCAGCatgtcatcgatatacaccactacatgctgcccgtgcaggtccctgaaaatctagtacacaaaggcttggaagactgacggagcattcatcaacccgtacggcatgacgaggtactcataatgccctgaggtggtactgaaCACAGTCTTtcactcgtctccctcccggatacgcaccaggttgtaagcgctcctgagatctagtttaGTAAAGAAGCGCCCTGTGCATTGACCCAATCGCTGTGGCTATGAGCggtagcgggtaactataccTCACAGTGGTCTGGTTAAGGGCTCGATAGTCAATGCACGGgcacagacctccctccttcttcttcttcacaaaaaagaaacttgaggaggcgaagtggaggaccgaatgtacccctgacgcagagattcagagacatatgtctccataacTGCCGTTTCCGCCTGTGACATGGGATTCACGTGACTTCTGGGAAGTGCGGCATCTACCTGAAGGTTTATCACACAATCCCCCTGACGATTGTGCAATAAAAAAATCGGAATATtcagggggaatgcgcacggtggagacctggtctggactttccaccgtagtagcaccaatgGAAACCCCCAAACACCTCCCTGTGCACTCttgcgaccaccccgtgagagccctccgTTGCCATGAAACAGTGGGGTCATGACAGGCTAACCAGGGAAGGCCTagcaccacgggaaacgcaggagagtcaatgaggaagagactgattctctccctGTGACCCCACTGTGTCACCATGACCAAAGGAGTGGTGGCCTCCCTGATAAAGccggaccctaatggtcgactgtcCAACGCGTGAACTGGAAAGGGCCTAACCACTggaacaatggggatccctaaactattgGAGAATGCTCTGTCGATAAAATTCCCAGCCGCACCTGAATTGACGAGCGCCTTATGTTGGGAATATGGGCAAAACTCAGGGAAGTTGGCTTGCAAAAACAGGTgcgcaacagagggctctgggtgagaatggtgcAAGCTCACCTGGGATGACGCCAGAACGCTCTTCCTTATGCCTCAACCCCCAGTGGACCAACCCGACACCGAccggcagtgtgccctctgcggccacagatggtgcacgtgAAGGCCCCCCCTCCGGCCTCCCTGAGCGCAGCACCCCCCAGCTCCATAGGCACCGGAGCGGTGGTGCTGGGAGATGGAACCGACAGTGCCGAGTCTGAACGTCCGCAGGTGACCAGCAGGTTATCCAGCtggatggacaggtccaccagctggtcaaaggtgagggtggtgtccctgcaggccaactcccgatGGACATCCTCGCGCAAGCTGCAGCGATAGTGGTTGATCAGGGCCctgtcttccatccctctccGGCGGACAGGGCCCGTAAGTCCAGGGTGAACTCCTgtgcgctcctcgtcccctgcctcaaGACGTAGGATAGCCATTTaattcattttgggtcagtcacagtggtcaggtattctgccactgtgtactctgtttagagCGTTCTAGTTTGTTCTgggtttttttgttaattcttttcaATATTTTAAgtaattatttttttgttttcaaatgatttggatctaattgtgttgctgtcttggGGCTCTATGTTTGTGTTTTTGAACAGAGTCCCAGGTCCACCATGCTTAGAGGCCTCaactccaggttcatctctctgtaggtgatagcATTGATTCCCAAAGTGGATTCccaaggtttgggaatcacttccttttaggtggttgtagaatttaacacaACCAACTTTCCACTCTGGAGAATCCCTGTGAGATTAGGGGATATCAGAGATATGGGGTATCAGAGATATGTGTCTCATTAAATTATTCAAAGGGATGCTGATTTCATTCTCAAGCGAGTGCCATTTATTTGACTTACTGTGAAATAACCTTTGATGAATCAAAAGGATAATTTTATGAGGTCTATGTATTGTATCTATTCATAGTATGATTTTACATTCCTTTAAATGAGAAAGATGAATTGATGAAGATCTTTGTTATTACACAACTGTCATTTCTCAACTTGTGTAATAATATAAAAAAGAAATGCTCATCTCCATTGCTATGCAAATACAATGCAATTGTCACATGTTAATACAATGGTTCTACCACAGGAAATAAACAGTTACTATACTGGTATAGCTTATTATTGAACTTCCATTGTTTTGCTATTCCTTCCTCCATAAGGTGATACACAGAAGCCACCGACAACTAAATGCAGAAGCCACTGACTGCCACGAAGCATGGACTACACAGGTACCAAGTCCAGCAGCAATAAGGGCCTGCTCCGTAGCCTGGAGTTGGCTCATAGATACTGTATGAGGGGGATcgagcagcagcagagacagtattAAAGGGCATTGGGGAAACAGAGGCCTGGCTGCTGTCCCTCGTCCCAGAGTTCCAGAGCAAAGACTCCCTGCAGCTCCATCCCTGGTGCTCCAACAGGGCGCACCAGGGCCCAGATGACCATATCTGTAACACAAAGGAACCTCAACTCGGCATGAGATTGGCCTTGGACCACTGTGCCGGTACTGAGACTAACATGGTATGCTACTTGGGCAACCTTGACGTTTGCAGATATAAGACACAGACACATGGCCATCATCCAGACGATGGAACCCTTCAGGAAATGGCAACACATGATCTTTGTCATCTATAGGTCATCCAGACACCAACGGCCTCAACCAATGGCTTTAACTGCACGGCAAGCGGGAcaggagagccaagtctaggaccaaaaggcccCTTAACAGTTTCCACCCCCAAgtaataagactgctgaacaattaagcaaatggccacctggactatttgcattaactcgactaacctgtacccccgcacattgacttggtaccggtactccatgtatatagcctcgttattgttatgatattttcttgtgttactttataaaaaatacaaataaaattcactttagttaatttagtaaatattttcttaactctatttcttgaactgcaatgttggttaagggcttgtaaattaagcatttcaccgtaaggtaTTAGGCTCATGTGAAAAACACAATTTCATTTTAACCAGCCCACAGGTCATAACTCCAGCAAGCATCAGAACAGAGAGTATCCCTCTCACATGCGTCCACACAGAGGTTCAAACAGCCGAACAAAACTGATAGATATTAGTCCACCTACCACCGAACTTGAGTGGGGCATCTGGCTACCGATCTCCTGCATCGTTGGTAAATAATTTCAGTAAAATGAAAGACAACGCTGATGTATGCCACAAGGTGGTGATATTACACTTTGCATCGAGGACAGTAGTCATACAGTAACCTAGTCtacataaaaaaaatgttaaGGAAAGACATAGGAAGCCTACATTTAAATATATATGTTTGTTAAGCATACCACGTGTAGTATTTTAATTTACAAATACATATTGTTACTGATGCAATTTCGTTCTTtaattaatggccatgatttttaGTACATTCGCACCATGCCTTTACTTTTAATCAATGGACCGCATTTTTGAATGCTTTTGAATGCTTGTGATGTCAGAGTAATCCGGGGAGCAGAAATGGCTCCTCTGAACACAGCGTGCGCAAACCAACTGAATGAGCCAGAGGAAGTGGCGGGTGATGTAGTCCACACCTTTCCGGTAGATCAGAGTTGTAAGCACagacagaacaatgagacagatatttcaccagaCGTATAAATGTGAAACCCGGTTCCACttactaccaaatatggtgatgaacGGAAGTCCAGTAGCCCGAAAGTCGGAGAAGATGGAGCGAGAAAGATTTTGACCGACAGGTCATTAAGGTAATTTTCTCATCAATGAAACATTTAATCTTGATACCGTTTCCCAAACTATAATCTGTAACAAACAGAGTGGACTGCGTTTtatagactttaccctttgccaaagttgTTAAAAATTGCGTTGTTTAGGAGTGCAAGGGCGAATTTAGTTATTGCACAAGCGCACTTCAGAGTAGGCGTTCCTTAACTGAAATACGCAAATAAATGATAAAATGCACCAATAGTATCTAACTAGcttgtgcttggctctgcccacctccttgcttgtccTGCCCACTATtaatttgctcccattggaaacgacaggctctGGTCTATCTTGGGTTTGCTATAATAATCTTTGGTAGTTGCACTTCAACTCGACTGAAAAGGAGAGAAACGAAAGCAGGTTGGAAATtactgagagaggaggggggaaacaGAAggtaatatatttttattttattttgaggtTTGTGTAAAATATTATAATGGGTACATACTAACGTCTGCATTTTCAATTTCGTTGACCTATCCACAATGCAGcgtgaagtagctagcaagctagaagTTAGCATTTAGCTGACGTTAGCTAGCAGCCGTCACCTTGCTAAATTGAGCTTTCTGACACTCATCCCAAACCTTTTCTGTTTCAGGGGGACAAGAGggggtatttttttttttaaatcaatcacCTTAGTCACCGGGACTTTCGGATCACGGGCTCCTACGAATGAGTGGGTAGCCCAGTGCGACGTTTGATGGAATAGTTGCAGACAATTGCCTTTCTCCTCAGGTGGTGCTGATCGAAACAAGGGCGAGGAGGGGGACCTCGTAACACACTCACCAAGAGGAAGTCCGGAGTACCGCAGTGTTTTTGGAGGGCCTATTCGATTTCCTTGGTCTATCAACAGCCCCCGCCCCTCTGACCCGGAATTTAATAGTAATCGATAGGAATAAGAAATCGATAATGTTCACATTTTGTGACAGCTACAATTAAGAAGTATACGGCTTGTCATACAATTTACTTTCCAAACCTTTGGGTACATATTTGAACTTTAAACTCTGAGCAGTAAGTTATTAGCAGCAATCCTCATAGTTACTGATTTGTCACCAAGAATAAGCTTATTGTTGCCAGTTTATTTGACAGACCGACACATTCGTTAAGCATTGATTTGATCCTGACTGCTCAGGGTGAGCTTCATATTTCACACCATGTCCATTGATAGTTAGTTGCAGGGTTACACCTGATTAAGCAAATAAATCAAGTTGAAAGCTGCATGGTTTTGACATTAAGGAAGTAATACGGGACGTACTGAAGAACCcaaccattttttttatttatttgacaagGAATATTTATGCACTGTTTTCATGATGGGGAAAATGCTTTCGAAAATCTTTGGCAACAAGGAGATGAGAATATTGATGCTTGGACTTGATGCTGCTGGAAAGACCACCATCCTTTACAAACTGAAACTTGGACAGTCAGTCACCACAATTCCCACTGTTGGTTTCAATGTCGAGACTGTCACCTACAAAAACGTAAAATTCAATGTATGGGATGTTGGAGGCCAAGATAAGATCCGTCCCCTGTGGCGACACTACTATACGGGCACTCAAGGGTTAATCTTTGTTGTGGATTGTGCAGACAGAGATCGCATTGATGAGGCGAGGCAGGAACTCCATCGCATCATTAATGACCGTGAAATGAGGGACGCCATCATCTTGATTTTTGCCAATAAGCAGGACCTGCCAGATGCCATGAAGCCGCATGAAATCCAAGAGAAACTAGGATTGACC is a window from the Oncorhynchus keta strain PuntledgeMale-10-30-2019 chromosome 35, Oket_V2, whole genome shotgun sequence genome containing:
- the LOC118368271 gene encoding ADP-ribosylation factor 6-like — translated: MMGKMLSKIFGNKEMRILMLGLDAAGKTTILYKLKLGQSVTTIPTVGFNVETVTYKNVKFNVWDVGGQDKIRPLWRHYYTGTQGLIFVVDCADRDRIDEARQELHRIINDREMRDAIILIFANKQDLPDAMKPHEIQEKLGLTRIRDRNWYVQPSCATTGDGLYEGLTWLTSNYKS